In a single window of the Papaver somniferum cultivar HN1 chromosome 8, ASM357369v1, whole genome shotgun sequence genome:
- the LOC113302233 gene encoding uncharacterized protein LOC113302233 isoform X1 produces the protein MFERWVQPLLLGYLGPYIKDFQREQLKIGLWNEEVVLDNVELVLEAFDHLQLPFAIKRGRVGRLSIKIPWKKLGLSPIIIVLEDVFIQAGQRDEHEWNPDLVERRDIAGKKAKLTAAELATFSRRVCENQTGQAFVSYITAKLLDNVQVSIRNFHVTYTDQQIGSAPYTFGIRFSSLTSVKHSSIWTSVTSRGGPVSKMLEISGLGIYYSTSEGPSNSMGIEDAAEYQLFSDARVESDTNDYIVAPFDVAVSFVVNRSEKLESDVPQYSIVAEITSLVLQMNEVQLKQIFVLWDYLCTSEVRERYWRYRPSFDSLSRKPKGWQRMWWQYAQESILSDVCRKLKKTSWKHLGWRMSYRRKYVSLYKRKLDFLHQKQTVEEDILKELELMEKETDIDDILSFRSIAERELEKLLPSSTASSVGANGWINWLFRGMLGSGETAGQFSGAVSQELIKDIYEAADFVPVPSLDVGVSTKSRILSSVKFKVHKVTATLGSKISQKEVIRIILGVVDIECKHWDESWTIELLVNSLGLVDPYAKKDILLLGKGVSEQSNSNDKVRCLSVVVDTSPINNDTDLSLKVELQPFEVIYDAEFLSNLLDFQRIFGSFHSQRERVLMSLNELENVSARVLSKTEYVVSNRKQIIWDISLSSVSIKIPWETDHHSTQYFLSLDLGTLICRSKIQKETLAPNWKPLADYLSTAFAGTTSSTDRTVKPVDHLQDLYDHFKITLTGLEVNLTVPGCSKAVSIVEKLDAYIKLASCIIPNESTLKQLEVHVVVVSTLSVHFSPSIYGAAVGLIKSFDILAPQSESESVRQGTLKDSSAFQLSFTANVELVSLHVHSSDDDNGDGSLLLVCALGELDIQYALEQMTKACFVCVKALKIETGKLSDETSDLTLCLSKSISAAAHQRGFVSEANAPKSDGGERSTPLDGCFIMHYQAERNVEEVCHKLTMFFNEVDLHCYPKVIGSLYQYFDSLSRYDSSSLPYSGKSLANSKESGKILANSKETRYRVLMSGFWPAKFGFSNFCESGSTEACITLGQFPFITIDSSGSLGRIEQSLIHGISEWRNILNVRDKKCERIAKVNVRKRSKVPRVPTVKYSWSNNDSTSGRSSDSAICIIDLNLTGITIHFHDSSCILGTLSVPISKSLIALSRTHYLDMLCSIEGLHLSSSWLSQYFYKWLWGSSEHNLAPVFNFRVRRINGATRPQIELCFSIQHVRCILPPEYLAILIGYFSLPDWNKKEPVQFVTENGNCKDMDNSHVKIMYKFEVLDSVLILPVDDDGHQTIHLQLEQLYCSFTAKSKAEDALKDIPLDCMVQADKVADIVHVLNIFGRGVSLSLVPRKNEGHASLTDCQSTSCGNVPLIPAFDADLWIRIPCGNQPSDGLSTPTSVMVKVSNWQIIAEVDYFLYGIEAIANIVNQLSAVGSESGYFKSDVLQFMQLKKSIKEGSVVLTNVSSPTFIEVKCCVKLLTIKLCQSRGRGQSNNLSEPVAKADLQFIFSGKFKDDIPLSMDICLSNISLYSFHTSVILLHSIVSSVSSCFEIHLSKLSSGDNEIVFCIPSLDIWLHMSDWSTVVDLIGCYSQDQNNTEVMVESSENSSLGTLELPKDSSGNVIEASPESPTTSLHSNKDFQESGNLILKSEEIDISLHFPLSVRETFDILREP, from the exons ATGTTTGAAAGGTGGGTTCAGCCGCTCCTATTAGGTTATCTTGGTCCATACATCAAAGATTTCCAAAGAGAACAACTCAAGATCGGATTATGGAACG AAGAAGTAGTGTTGGATAATGTGGAGTTGGTTCTTGAAGCTTTTGATCACCTACAGTTGCCTTTTGCTATAAAACGAG GTCGCGTTGGGAGGTTAAGCATAAAAATTCCTTGGAAGAAGCTTGGTTTGTCGCCCATTATAATTGTTCTAGAAGATGTCTTCATTCAAGCTGGCCAAAGAGATGAGCATGAG TGGAATCCAGATTTAGTCGAAAGAAGAGACATCGCAGGAAAAAAGGCCAAACTTACTGCTGCGGAGCTAGCAACATTTTCTAGACGCGTATGCG AAAATCAGACCGGACAAGCATTTGTTTCTTACATTACTGCCAAG CTTCTTGATAATGTCCAAGTCTCCATCAGAAATTTTCATGTCACTTATACTGATCAGCAGATTGGCTCG GCACCATATACGTTTGGAATAAGGTTTTCAAGTCTGACATCAGTGAAGCACAGTTCTATCTG GACATCCGTCACAAGTCGAGGTGGTCCAGTGAGCAAGATGTTGGAGATATCAGGCTTGGGAATTTATTATAGCACATCTGAGGGACCTTCGAATTCAATGGGTATTGAAGATGCCGCTGAGTACCAACTTTTCAGTGATGCGAGAGTGGAAAGTGATACAAATGATTATATTGTGGCCCCATTTGATGTTGCTGTATCTTTTGTG GTGAACAGGTCTGAGAAGCTTGAGAGTGATGTTCCACAATATTCTATTGTTGCTGAGATAACTTCTCTG GTGCTGCAAATGAATGAAGTTCAGCTCAAGCAAATCTTTGTTCTTTGGGATTATTTATGCACATCTGAAGTGAGGGAGAG GTATTGGCGTTATCGCCCATCATTTGattctttatcaagaaaaccaaaGGGCTGGCAAAGGATGTGGTGGCAGTACGCCCAAGAATCCATCTTATCCGATGTTTGTAGAAAGTTAAAGAAGACTTCCTGGAAACATCTTGGGTGGCGAAT GAGTTATCGACGAAAGTATGTGAGCTTATACAAAAGAAAACTGGACTTTCTCCATCAAAAGCAG ACTGTAGAAGAAGACATACTTAAAGAATTGGAGCTTATGGAGAAAGAAACAGATATTGACGACATCTTGAGTTTTAGGTCAATCGCAGAACGTGAATTGGAG AAACTTCTGCCGAGCTCTACAGCTTCGAGTGTGGGAGCAAATGGATGGATAAATTGGTTATTTCGTGGCATGCTTGGTTCGGGTGAAACAGCGGGCCAGTTTTCTGGTGCTGTTTCTCAGGAACTTATCAAG GATATATACGAGGCAGCAGACTTCGTTCCAGTTCCTTCTCTTGATGTGGGTGTTTCTACAAAAAGCAGAATCTTATCTTCAGTCAAGTTCAAAGTTCATAAAGTCACTGCAACACTAGGCAGCAA GATCAGCCAGAAGGAAGTCATacggataattttgggtgtcgTGGATATTGAATGTAAACATTGGGACGAATCATGGACAATTGAGCTGTTGGTTAATTCATTGGGTCTGGTGGACCCATATGCTAAGAAAGACATTCTGCTTCTTGGAAAG GGTGTCTCTGAGCAAAGTAATTCGAATGATAAAGTACGGTGTCTCAGCGTTGTAGTTGATACATCTCCTATAAACAATGACACTGATCTTTCATTAAAG GTTGAGCTTCAACCTTTTGAAGTTATTTACGATGCTGAGTTTTTATCGAATCTATTGGACTTCCAGCGGATTTTTGGATCATTCCATTCTCAGCGTGAGAGA GTCCTCATGTCATTAAATGAGCTTGAAAATGTTAGTGCTCGAGTACTATCGAAAACTGA ATATGTTGTCTCCAACCGTAAACAAATAATTTGGGATATCAGTTTAAGCAGTGTCTCCATCAAAATTCCATGGGAAACAGATCATCATTCCACACAGTATTTTTTG aGTTTGGACTTGGGAACTCTTATCTGTAGATCAAAGATTCAGAAGGAAACTCTGGCACCAAACTGGAAGCCCCTAGCTGACTATTTGTCCACAGCTTTCGCGGGCACAACTTCTTCCACTGATAGGACAGTGAAACCAGTTGACCACCTTCAAGATCTGTACGATCACTTCAAAATTACTTTGACTGGTTTAGAG GTGAATCTAACGGTACCTGGTTGTTCTAAAGCAGTCTCCATTGTCGAGAAACTTGATGCGTATATTAAGTTGGCATCATGCATTATACCAAATGAATCGACGTTGAAGCAGCTAGAG GTCCATGTGGTTGTTGTGTCAACACTTAGTGTACATTTCTCGCCCTCAATATATGGTGCAGCTGTTGGCTTGATTAAATCTTTTGATATTCTGGCTCCGCAATCAGAATCCGAATCTGTGCGCCAGGGGACCTTAAAGGATTCAAGTGCTTTCCAATTATCTTTCACGGCTAATGTTGAGCTTGTTAGCTTGCATGTACACTCCAGTGATGACGATAATGGAGATGGTAGCCTTCTTCTCGTCTGTGCTCTTGGGGAGTTGGACATTCA GTATGCTCTCGAGCAAATGACAAAAGCATGTTTTGTCTGCGTCAAAGCATTGAAAATTGAAACAGGTAAATTGAGCGATGAAACTAGTGACTTAACATTATGCTTATCCAAGAGTATATCTGCTGCTGCACATCAGCGCGGATTTGTCTCAGAAGCTAACGCTCCAAAAAGTGACGGTGGTGAAAGAAGTACACCTTTGGATGGATGCTTTATTATGCACTATCAAGCGGAGAGAAATGTGGAGGAAGTTTGTCACAAGTTGACGATGTTCTTTAATGAAGTTGATCTCCATTGCTACCCTAAAGTTATTGGATCCCTCTATCAGTATTTCGATAGCTTATCTCGATATGATTCCTCGTCATTACCTTATTCAGGGAAAAGCTTAGCCAATAGTAAAGAATCGGGAAAAATCTTAGCCAATAGTAAAGAAACAAGATATAGAGTACTGATGTCTGGATTTTGGCCTGCAAAATTTGGGTTTTCGAATTTCTGCGAATCTGGGTCAACTGAGGCATGCATAACTCTGGGTCAGTTTCCCTTCATAACTATTGATAGTTCGGGTTCCCTCGGTAGAATTGAGCAGTCTCTTATTCATGGCATTTCTGAGTGGAGGAATATTTTGAATGTGAGGGATAAAAAATGTGAGAGAATTGCAAAAGTTAACGTTAGGAAGAGGTCTAAAGTGCCCAGAGTTCCGACAGTGAAATATTCATGGAGCAATAATGATTCCACTTCTGGGAGAAGCAGTGATTCTGCTATTTGCATTATTGATTTGAACCTCACTGGAATCACAATACACTTCCATGATTCATCCTGTATTCTGGGAACTCTTTCGGTGCCAATTTCTAAGTCTTTGATTGCTTTAAGCAGGACACATTATTTGGATATGTTATGTTCTATTGAGGGGCTACATCTCTCATCATCTTGGTTGTCCCAGTACTTTTACAAGTGGCTATGGGGCTCATCTGAACACAATCTGGCCCCTGTTTTCAATTTTCGCGTAAGAAGGATCAATGGTGCAACGAGGCCCCAAATTGAATTGTGTTTCAGCATTCAACATGTGCGCTGCATTTTGCCGCCCGAATATCTGGCGATATTAATTGGTTATTTTTCTCTACCTGATTGGAACAAGAAGGAACCTGTACAGTTTGTTACGGAAAATGGCAACTGCAAGGATATGGACAACAGCCATGTCAAAATTATGTACAAATTTGAGGTCCTTGACTCCGTATTGATTTTACCCGTGGATGATGATGGACATCAAACTATACATCTTCAACTTGAACAGTTATATTGCAGTTTCACTGCAAAGAGCAAAGCAGAGGATGCTCTGAAGGACATTCCTCTTGACTGTATGGTTCAAGCAGATAAAGTTGCAGATATAGTCCACGTCCTCAACATATTTGGGCGGGGTGTATCTTTGTCGTTGGTACCACGTAAGAACGAGGGACATGCTTCTTTGACTGATTGTCAGAGTACCAGTTGCGGAAATGTACCCTTAATTCCAGCATTTGACGCTGATCTATGGATCAGAATACCATGCGGAAATCAGCCTTCAGATGGACTTTCTACTCCTACTTCTGTTATGGTGAAGGTTAGCAACTGGCAAATTATTGCTGAAG TTGATTACTTTCTCTATGGAATTGAAGCTATTGCAAACATCGTAAACCAGCTGTCTGCAGTCGGGAGTGAATCTGGATATTTCAAATCTGATGTATTGCAGTTTATGCAGTTGAAGAAGAGTATAAAAGAAGGAAGTGTAGTTCTAACCAATGTTTCAAGTCCGACCTTTATAGAAGTAAAATGTTGTGTCAAGTTACTCACAATAAAATTATGTCAGTCAAGGGGAAGAGGACAGTCTAATAACTTGTCAGAGCCCGTTGCCAAGGCAGATTTACAATTTATATTTTCTGGAAAGTTCAAAGACGACATACCCTTGAGCATGGATATTTGTCTTTCTAACATATCACTATATTCATTTCATACTTCCGTCATCTTGCTGCATTCTATtgtctcttcagtttcatcttgtTTTGAGATTCATCTGTCCAAGTTAAGTAGTGGTGACAATGAGATTGTATTTTGTATACCTTCTCTGGATATTTGGTTACACATGTCGGATTGGAGCACTGTTGTAGATCTTATTGGTTGCTATTCTCAGGACCAAAACAACACTGAAGTTATGGTTGAATCATCAGAGAACTCAAGTTTAGGAACACTGGAACTTCCTAAAGATTCGTCTGGAAATGTAATTGAGGCTTCTCCTGAGTCACCAACAACATCGTTACATTCTAACAAAGATTTTCAGGAATCCGGTAATCTGATTTTGAAGTCAGAGGAGATAGACATTTCACTTCATTTTCCACTCTCGGTTAGAGaaacatttgacattttgagGGAACCTTAA
- the LOC113302233 gene encoding putative vacuolar protein sorting-associated protein 13D isoform X2, with amino-acid sequence MAEGLKGKIEKTSHSEFVVPVVFDVSVQRYSKLIRLYSTVILLNATSVPLELRFDIPFGVSPKVLDPISPGEEFPLPLHLAEAGRMRWRPVGNSYLWSEAHLLSNMLLQENRLGIPRSFVCYPSHPSNDPFRCCISIQDVSLPSSSGRCSSLQTKDSAKQSVANSQATHYVTLTTPLLVKNNLPSDVSFTIETGGVARTLLLPEGDAASVYHTDSTHDLGLVFHLHGFKPSLFNFPRAETFSRGAKFSETKFSLSETLTFYPESSNDPLYLTVEKVMDAFCGSRELSISAPFLLYNCTGYPLIIAESGAEMKGNGCIIPSCYYLFDEDQNLAKEDGLSVFSQEDSLTNPQNIGHFSSSFSKNHTVSLRENLDLHSQRFLNRNFNSVDSSAQFIEYTEYPDSDSRGTCLEKVNNAPSRSSQLKLSAGGNRGVSVDADNKKVKACMYSPQSSSSEGELMVKLATCLPECVTESNRSSMWSSPFFLVPSSGSTIVVVPRAFTSRALIISVTSSLVAGPFSSRTRAITFQPRYVISNACSKDLYYKQKGTDYIFHLGIGQHAHLHWSDTKRDTLVSLRFDEPGCLWSGSFTPDHLGDTQVKMRNYVNGALNMIRVEVQNADVSIKEDRIVGSSRGDSGTNLILLSDDNTGFMPYRIHNFSKERLRIYQQKCEAFETTVHSYTSCGYAWDEPCFPHRLVVEVPGERILGAYSLDDIKEQMPVYLPSTSENPGKRLLVSTHAEGAVKVLSIIDSSCHLVEDMKGTYYPGFNERRKLDRKEEKIDDYSERISIHISFIGFSLINSYPQELLFACAKDTKIDILQSVDQQNFSFQMSSLQIDNQLHNTPYPVILSFDRDYGSNSTGWIKNKDISSKIKDENGAQASTPDSSCEPIFYLAAAKWRNKDISLVSFEYISLRLAPLHLELEEEVILGLFDFVRTVTSKLQRKTPPGLCSTSSYGAHLDKEVSTALDSDNSKSQSHSINVLNFMESSSCSPPLPSVVPIRAPWQKIYLLARRHTKIYVEAVDLAPIKVTFSFSSVPWMLRNNVPAPSGVPSHVSSTAFQRGLMALADVEGAPVYFKQLTIVHHMASWESFQEILVRHYSRQLLHEMYKVFGSAGVIGNPMGFARNMGLGIKDFLSVPARGILKSPSGLFTGMREGTRSLFSNMVYAVSNAATQFSKSAHKSIVALTFDDHAVSKFEDRKGLTAQSSGLLNEFLEGLTGFLQSPIRGAEKHGLPGVLSGIALGTAGLVARPVASILDVTGRTAQSIRNRSSLHQPHRLRVRLPRALGKYLPLRPYSWEEAIGASVLMNVDNAKLKDEQFVMCKALKQPGDFVIVTERHIFVVKCPSLENFGTPEFHGVAADPDWKIEVEMSLESVIHVDREDEVLNIVGGSNSETPLRQHMHKRGISTSFSTTRPTTKHGSQQCTTPLPLFQMSVALASKEEAEDVLQALLPTIDSGKLRGLEVHVLHRSYLR; translated from the exons ATGGCGGAAGGGTTGAAGGGAAAAATAGAAAAAACCTCACATTCTGAATTTGTTGTTCCCGTGGTGTTTGATGTTTCCGTTCAGCGTTATAGCAAGTTGATACGATTGTACTCCACT GTAATACTGCTGAATGCAACTTCTGTGCCGTTGGAGCTGCGTTTTGATATTCCATTCGGTGTATCACCGAAG GTGCTAGATCCAATATCTCCTGGTGAGGAATTTCCCTTGCCTCTTCATTTAGCTGAAGCTGGTAGAATGAGGTGGCGTCCGGTTGGCAATAGTTACCTGTGGAGTGAGGCACATCTTCTCTCCAACATGCTGTTACAGGAAAATAGGCTAGGAATTCCGAGGTCGTTTGTTTGCTATCCATCTCATCCTAGTAATGACCCATTCCGCTGCTGCATATCGATTCAAGATGTCAGCCTTCCTTCATCTAGTGGGAGGTGCTCATCTCTTCAGACCAAAGATTCTGCCAAACAGTCGGTTGCGAACAGTCAAGCAACTCATTATGTCACTCTCACTACTCCTTTATTGGTTAAAAACAATTTACCAAGTGATGTCTCTTTCACAATAGAAACTGGTGGAGTTGCTCGTACTTTACTCCTTCCCGAG GGAGATGCTGCTTCCGTTTATCACACAGATTCTACCCATGACCTGGGACTCGTGTTCCATTTGCATGGGTTCAAGCCTAGCCTTTTTAACTTCCCGCGCGCGGAAACATTTTCTAGAGGGGCCAAATTCAGCGAGACGAAGTTCTCTTTATCAGAAACTCTGACCTTCTATCCtgaatcatctaatg ATCCATTATATCTTACTGTGGAGAAGGTGATGGATGCATTCTGTGGTTCCCGAGAACTCAGCATTTCTGCTCCCTTTCTTCTATACAACTGCACGGGATATCCACTCATTATTGCAGAGTCTGGTGCTGAAATGAAAGGCAATGGCTGCATTATTCCTTCctgttattatttgtttgatgagGATCAAAATCTAGCAAAAGAAGATGGTCTCAGTGTTTTCTCTCAGGAGGATTCACTTACCAACCCTCAAAATATTGGTCATTTTTCAAGTTCTTTCTCAAAAAATCACACAGTCTCGCTGAGGGAGAATTTGGACCTGCATTCGCAGAGGTTTCTGAACAGGAATTTCAATTCTGTAGATTCATCTGCACAATTTATCGAATATACAGAGTACCCTGATTCTGATTCTCGAGGCACCTGTTTGGAAAAAGTAAACAATGCACCCAGCAGAAGCAGCCAACTGAAACTGTCAGCAGGAGGTAACAGGGGTGTGAGTGTAGATGCTGATAACAAAAAGGTTAAAGCATGCATGTATTCTCCTCAGTCCAGTTCCTCGGAAGGTGAACTCATGGTTAAATTAGCTACGTGCCTACCTGAATGTGTTACTGAAAGTAATAGAAGCTCAATGTGGTCCAGCCCTTTTTTCCTTGTTCCGTCAAGTGGTTCAACGATAGTGGTTGTTCCTCGAGCATTTACATCTAGAGCATTGATAATATCTGTAACATCGAGTCTCGTAGCAGGTCCGTTTTCTAGTAGGACAAGGGCCATTACTTTCCAGCCCAG ATATGTCATCAGTAACGCCTGTAGCAAGGATTTATATTACAAGCAAAAGGGAACTGACTACATTTTCCACCTAGGCATTGGTCAACATGCGCACCTACACTGGTCTGATACCAAAAG GGATACGCTGGTTTCTCTTCGTTTTGATGAACCTGGATGCTTATGGTCAGGCAGTTTCACTCCTGATCATCTTGGGGATACACAAGTgaaaatgcgaaattatgtcaatGGTGCCCTAAACATGATACGGGTTGAAGTGCAGAATGCTGATGTTTCCATTAAAGAGGATAGGATCGTTGGCAGTTCCCGCGGAGATTCAGGGACCAACTTGATTCTTCTATCTGACGACAATACAGGCTTTATGCCTTACAGAATTCACAATTTTTCAAAGGAG AGGCTACGTATATACCAACAAAAATGTGAAGCGTTTGAAACAACTGTTCATTCGTACACATCTTGCGGTTATGCTTGGGATGAACCTTGCTTTCCTCATCGTCTAGTTGTTGAG gTTCCTGGAGAACGCATTTTGGGGGCATATTCTCTCGATGACATTAAGGAGCAAATGCCCGTGTACTTACCATCAACATCTGAG AATCCTGGAAAAAGGCTACTTGTCTCCACCCATGCTGAAGGAGCAGTTAAG gttcttagCATCATTGATTCAAGTTGTCATCTTGTGGAAGATATGAAGGGAACCTATTATCCTGGCTTCAATGAGAGAAGGAAACTTGAtcggaaagaagaaaaaattgatgaCTATAGTGAAAGGATATCGATTCATATATCATTTATCGGATTTTCCTTGATCAACTCATATCCCCAG GAATTGCTTTTTGCCTGTGCCAAGGATACCAAGATTGACATACTGCAGAGTGTGGATCAGCAAAACTTTTCCTTCCAAATGTCATCCTTGCAAATTGATAATCAGTTGCACAATACCCCATATCCTGTAATCTTGTCATTTGATCGTGATTATGGAAGCAACTCAACAGGGTGGATAAAAAATAAGGATATTAGCTCAAagatcaaggatgaaaatggcGCGCAAGCTTCTACACCTGACAGCTCATGTGAACCTATCTTCTACCTAGCCGCTGCAAAGTGGAGAAACAAGgatatttccttggtttcttttgAGTATATAAGTCTAAG GTTAGCACCGTTGCATCTTGAGCTCGAGGAAGAAGTCATCTTAGGGCTGTTTGATTTTGTTCGTACAGTTACTTCAAAGCTGCAGAGAAAAACCCCACCTGGCCTATGTTCCACAAGCTCCTATGGTGCACATCTTGATAAAGAAGTATCCACTGCACTGGATTCTGATAATTCCAAGAGCCAGAGTCATTCCATAAATGTTTTAAACTTCATGGAGAGTTCTAGCTGCAGTCCTCCATTACCTTCAGTAGTTCCAATCAGAGCTCCTTGGCAGAAAATCTATCTCTTAGCAAGAAGACACACAAAAATATATGTTGAAGCAGTTGATTTGGCGCCAATCAAGGTGACCTTTAG CTTTTCCAGCGTTCCTTGGATGCTAAGAAACAACGTTCCTGCTCCAAGCGGGGTTCCAAGTCATGTCAGTAGCACCGCTTTTCAG AGAGGCCTGATGGCTCTTGCGGATGTCGAAGGAGCACCAGTATATTTCAAACAATTAACCATCGTGCATCATATGGCTAGTTGGGAGTCGTTCCAAGAGATCCTCGTCAGGCATTATTCTCGGCAACTTCTTCACGAAATGTACAAG GTATTTGGTTCTGCTGGTGTAATAGGCAATCCTATGGGATTTGCGAGGAACATGGGACTTGGCATCAAAGATTTCCTTTCAGTACCAGCCAGGGGAATTTTAAAG AGCCCATCTGGGCTTTTTACAGGCATGAGAGAAGGCACCAGAAGCCTTTTCAGTAACATGGTCTACGCAGttagcaatgctgcaactcagtTCAGTAAATCTGCACACAAG AGTATTGTTGCATTAACATTTGATGACCATGCTGTTTCAAAATTTGAAGATCGGAAGGGCCTAACAGCACAGAGCAGTGGTTTATTAAATGAGTTCTTAGAG GGACTTACTGGATTCCTCCAGTCACCTATCAGAGGAGCAGAGAAACATGGTCTTCCAGGAGTCCTGTCGG GCATAGCTTTAGGAACTGCAGGACTTGTGGCTAGACCTGTGGCCAGCATTCTTGATGTAACTGGAAGAACTGCACAAAGCATCAGAAATAGAAGCAGTCTTCACCAACCCCACCGTCTTCGTGTCCGTCTCCCTAGGGCTCTAGGTAAATATCTCCCGCTACGACCCTACTCTTGGGAAGAAGCAATTGGAGCATCAGTGCTTATGAACGTTGATAATGCCAAACTCAAAGACGAGCAGTTTGTCATGTGCAAAGCACTTAAGCAGCCAGGGGATTTTGTCATCGTCACTGAAAGACATATCTTTGTTGTTAAGTGTCCTAGTTTGGAAAATTTTGGAACACCGGAGTTTCATGGTGTTGCTGCGGATCCAGACTGGAAGATTGAAGTCGAGATGAGCTTGGAAAGTGTGATTCATGTGGATAGAGAAGATGAGGTATTGAACATTGTAGGAGGGAGCAATTCGGAAACCCCACTGAGGCAACATATGCATAAGAGAGGCATTAGTACAAGTTTTAGTACTACAAGACCTACAACTAAGCATGGGAGCCAACAGTGTACTACTCCCCTGCCACTTTTTCAAATGAGTGTGGCACTGGCTAGTAAGGAAGAAGCTGAGGATGTTTTACAGGCCTTATTACCTACTATCGACTCAGGCAAACTTAGAGGTTTGGAGGTGCATGTTTTGCATCGAAGCTACCTCAGGTGA